Below is a window of Deltaproteobacteria bacterium HGW-Deltaproteobacteria-2 DNA.
GGCAAGTTTGCTGAAAATAGATTTGATGTTTTTGTCCTTAGCCTTTTTTGATACTGCACTGTAAAACGCATTCGCTTCGATTTCACGTTCTATCGCGGATGAAATTATTTTCCTGTATTTATTTTGATCCATTGTTTTGTTCTCCTCGGCAAAATGCCTTTTAAAATTTAAGCGGGTTATTTGGAATTATTCTTGCTCCATCAATTACTGCATCCAAATCAATTAGGCGTCACAAAATAAATTATTATTGAAATATAACAAAGCGAATTTGTAATGTCAAACGACTTTGGAGGATACCTTCAGCAATTTGCCTGGAAACGCATATCGTCCTATTTTTAAGCTTATACCGTTGATAAAGCTCGATGAAAAAAATGCAGGACTTAGTGCCTCCTCATTTGCAATGACATTTGATAAAATATTGTGGAATGATAAAAGGATTTCAAGAAAAACTGTTTCGCATATCTAAGATAGACACCATATACAAATGTTTAGGTATTGGAAGTAACGTGATAATTACCGTGTGAACTTTTTTAACGCTACGATTCAAAACAAACTCTGTCTTTTCCGTTTTTCTTCGCCTGGTACATGAGCTGATCGACCCGGTGAATAAAGGCTTTTATGTCCTCCTGCGGTCTGTACTGTGCAAGCCCAATGCTCACAGTCATATGTATGTCTTTTTTACTCGATTCAATAGGGAAAATCTCTTTTTTGAATTCTGTTCTGATTCTTTCCGCCATAATGGCGCCGTCCCTATCTGTTGACATGGGCATGATGATCGTGAATTCCTCTCCACCATAACGATAGCCCGAATCAGTTTGCCGTATACATCTTTTAATCACCTGGCCCAATCGCGATAAGATAACATCTCCTTCGAGATGACCATATGTGTCGTTTATTTTTTTGAAATCGTCCAGATCAAGGAGGAGAAGAGTCAAGGGCTGTCCGTAGCGGTTTGTTCGTTCGATTTCAATTTTTAGCTGTTGATAAAAATACATGGAATTGTAAAGCTGACTCAGATTATCGACAATACTGAGTTCACGATATCTTTCTTCACTTTCTCTTAGTTTTTCCTCCGCCTGCTTACGATCCGTTATGTCTTGCACAAATCCATTGAAGATAACCAATTTACCTTGATCATTGTATTCCGCAGGATTGCCTTTTGCCCAAATCCAGCGAATTGCACCATCCCTGCGCCTGATGTTACATTCGAATTCCCATGTTGTTCCAGCTAATAACGCATTATGGAATTTGTCATCGACGTCATTGCGATCCTCAGGAATAACGTGCTCAATAAACATTTCATACGTCCATTTTGGCAAAAGAGTTTCATAACCAAATATCTGGTCGTGGCGCAAAGACCGCCAAGCTTCACCCGTCAATACGTTGAGTTCCCATATGCCCATTTCACTGGTTTGAATCGAAAAATTCAACCTTCTCTCGTTTTCCTTTATCAAATTCTCCATTCTCTTGCGTTCGGTAATATTGCGAATCGATTCAATGGCACCTATAATCTCGCCGCGTGAATTATAAAGTGCCGTGGCGCTACCCTGAAAATATTCCTTTTCACTTCCTAAATGGGTAATATAGTTTTCCCCGGAAATGGTGTTGCCGTGCCAAGTTACAAAGTCATACCCGCCTTCAATCTTACCGTCTTGTTTTATAGCAATGTCGATGAGAATGGGACGACGTTCCCCGTAGAAGGGTAGAGCATATTCATAGTTACCCTTACCAAGCATATCTTCCGCTTTCACGCCGGTAAGTTCCTCCATGGCATAGTTCCACGCTGTAACCTTTCCTTGGTGGTCGATTATCATCGTCGGATCGGGGAAGAACAAGATAATCTCCTCCAGATGCCGTTCCAATTCACTAAGCATTAGTTCCGCCTTTTTGCGCTCGGTAATATCACGGGATAGACCGAGAAGACCCATCACTTTGCCATCTTTGTCGCGAATGCCGCTTACATTATTTTCCATCCAAACAACGGAACCATCCTTGTGATAATACTCGACCTCAATTTTCACGCTTCTATTTGGATCGGTATAGCCTTTTTTTTCATGCTGTAGCTCATCAAGCAATTGTTTTTGTATTCGCGCTAAAGACGAAGGCGTTATTTGATCTATAACATTCTGGGACATTCGTTCTTCCGGTGTGAATCCGAGAATCTTTTCAACCGATGGGCTTACATAGGTTGTCTGTAGATTCATGTTCAGCGTCCAGACAATATCGTTCATTCTTTCAGTTAAAAAACGATATTTGGCCTCACTATTCTGAAGCGCTTCCTCCGCCTTCTTGCGATCGGTCTGATCATCCGCATGCACAATGATCAGATCTGGAGAAACGAAAGCATAATGAACAGACAGATATTTCCCCGGATAAAATAATTTCGAGACAACGTCTCGTCTAATAACAGAATGTTCCGTGAAGCATTGTCTCATATCCTCAAGTATCTGCGGCTTGTTTTTATAGAGGCTTTCTGCGCTTTTATCCAGGTAATTGCATACGTTGTTGCCGGTAATTCGAACCGCGGCAAGATTAAAATCGATAAGATAAAAATCATCCCCTCTTTTCTGCCATGTGAAGGTTGGTATGGGGCTTTCCTGATACAGGGTTTTTAATCGTTCTTCACTATCGCGAAGCTCCTCCTTGATTCGCTTGCGTTCAATCGCATAACGAATAGAGCGGCTAAGCAAATAACTATTTATATGCCTTTTAATCAAGTAATCTTGAGCACCGGCCTTTACTGCTTCGATAGCAAGTTCTTCATCGCTCAGACCCGTCTGGACAATTATAGGAATTTTGTTGTTATTGAATAAGACCGCGTAGAGCGTATCAATCCCCTGAGAATCAGGTAAACCGAGATCCAAAAGGATGACGTCAATACCATCGCCTTTCAAACACTCCAAACCTTTTGAAAGCTGGTCGGAATGGACTATCTCGAAAACATTACGGCTGTCTTCCGACAGCATCTCCCGAATCAGCCTGACATCGCCCGGATTGTCCTCAATTAACAGAACCTTAATACGCTTACCGTTCATCTCCATCCCTTCATCTATTTCGACGGAAGTTTAACAATAGTGAACCAAAAATCTTCAATTGCTTTGACGACTTCAATAAAGCAGGCAAGATTTACAGGCTTCGTAATATAACAATTAGCATGAAGACTATAGGCTTTCAGAACATCTTCCTCCGCCTTTGATATAGTTAATATAACCACGGGAATTGTTCTTAAATCTTCATCATTTTTTATCTCACTTAATACCTCTCGTCCATCCTTCCTTGGTAAGTTCAAATCCAGAAGAATCAAGTCCGGGCGGACTGCATTTTGAAAATTCCCTCTTTTGAAAAGAAAATCCATTGCTTCCACACCATCCCGTACAACATGCAAAACGTTTTTCACTTTACTGTCCGCGAGCGCCTCCTCTGTCAATCTTACATCGCCGGGATTGTCTTCAACCATTAATATTTCAATCGGTCTCATACTATTCATTTCGGCACTCATACATTTCCTCCTTGCAATGAAATTGTGAAGAAAAATTTTGATCCTTTCCCAGGTTCGGATTCCACCCATATACGCCCGCCATGCCGCTCCACAATTCTTTTGCAGATGGCCAACCCGATTCCTGTTCCCTGATATTCCTCTCTGGCATGCAGTCTCTGAAATATAACAAATATTCGTTCATGATATTCCGGAGAAATGCCGATGCCGTTATCACAAACAGAAAAAACCCATTCATCCGGTTCCTTTCTCGCCGTTATATGAATAACCGGACGCTCAGCGCTTCTGAATTTTATAGCATTACTGATCAGATTCTGAAACAATTGTGAAATTTGTGTTTCATCAGCCATTAGGACAGGCAAATCACCGTTGGTTATGATAGCTCCATTCTCTTCAATTAAAGGACCTAAATTAACGAGCACCTGCCCTAAAATCACAGAAAAATCTATTGATTGGAAAGGTTTTCCCCGCGTTCCAACGCGGGAATAAGACAGCAGATCATTGATCAATCGTTGCATGCGATTGGCTCCATCCACAATAAAACCAATAAATTCGTCCGCATCCTGTCCAAGATGATCCTTGTATCTATTCCCCAATAATTGGCTGAAACTTGCTACCATACGCAGCGGCTCCTGCAAGTCATGAGAGGCAACATAAGCAAACTTCTGCAGTTCCGCGTTGGAACGGGCCAGCTCTTCCATTGCATACCCCAGCTTTTTTTCTGCAATCTTGCGTTCGGAAATGTCGCGAAATGTACCCTGAAGAACCTTTCGGCCACCGAGATTAATAACACTTGCCCGTATCTCTACATCCTTAATGATACCATCCTTTGTGATCACCTGGGCTTCAAGTATCTTTCCTTCTGCAGCAGACTTGTGTTTCGTGAATGTCTCTGAAAACTGTTCGCCGGTCTCTGTTTGCGGATGCAAAATGCGCTGATGCTGTCCGATTAATTCTTCCTTTGAACGCCCGATAAGAACAGTGGCGGCATAGTTACAATCTATGATTTCACCAGTTATATTATCAGCTACAAAAATCGCATCAAGTGCCTCTTCAAAAAGCCTACGCCACTTATCTTCAGAGTCTCTCAGCGCTACCTCCGTCATTTTACGTATAGATATCTCCTGCTGAAGATCCTTTGTGCGCTCCTTTACCTGTATCTCCAGTCCGTCTCGTGCCTTCTGCAGCTCGGAATCCCGTAGCTGGATCTGGGTAAGCATTTCATTAAAACCGTCAACCAATGTACCCAACTCATCATGGCTTTCTGTTGTGGCTCGAACGGTATAATCCTTTTCGTCGGATATGCTTTTCGCTGTCGCTGCCAAATGTAAAATAGGCTGGGATATCATTTGTTGCAGTTTCGAAGAAATCAAAAGAGCCATCAAAAGAGCCAAAATCAAAACACTCATTACAATACCGGCATATTGGATTAATCTATTTTCCATTTCACTCAAATCAGATTGAATATAAACCATTCCAATTTGTTCGCCTTCAGAGGTAATTCTTTTGAACAAGACCAGACAATCACCATCAAAACGGTATCCGTCCGTACGATCCTGTAAATTTTGTGGTGCCTTGATATTATTATTCTTACTATAGTCCGCAAATATCTGACCGTTTCGTCCATAAATGCCGGCAGATATAATACTGGGTTTTGTCTTCAGCGGGTTCAACGTTGCTTTAGCGGACACAGGGTCATTAAAAATTAGCGAGGAAGCGCTATTGATACCGATAATATCGGCAAAAATTGTTAGCTCACGCACCATGGTATCGCGAAAGATCATCCCTTCGTAAACAACGAACGCTATACTTGACAACAGCATAACAGAAGCGCTGACTATCATACTGATCCAGATCAATTTTTTCTTAATAGAAAAATACCCGAAACGAACCATTAGTTTTATTCCTGCCTAAACAATACTTATTCGATAATTATCGCCAGCTTCAAAAGTTGAGCACTTATACGTAATC
It encodes the following:
- a CDS encoding response regulator encodes the protein MSAEMNSMRPIEILMVEDNPGDVRLTEEALADSKVKNVLHVVRDGVEAMDFLFKRGNFQNAVRPDLILLDLNLPRKDGREVLSEIKNDEDLRTIPVVILTISKAEEDVLKAYSLHANCYITKPVNLACFIEVVKAIEDFWFTIVKLPSK